aatattcaacatttcttacattttagCTCAGAAACTGCATGTTTTCAGATAAGGATACACACTGAAAAATATGTTTACTATGATGTCACATGGTTGCATTAGTTGTACTTAGACTTTTGGGTTTGATTGCAAATAAATGCCACACACAATGCATAAAACGTGATTATTTAAAAGGATGTGGGGatttgctaaataaaatttGTTGCTGATAACGAAACGAGATCATTAAGCCTGGATATGACGTGCTTCCTCACAGAAGTGTAAAGTCAAGATGAACGTTTAAAGATCAGGAAATgatgatgttttattattatatgtattttgttattttggtcACATGAAGAAAGCATGTGTGCCAACAGGGAGATCAATAAATGAGTGCAGTCAGGGATTTTTGGTTATTACACAATATATATGGCAAGACTAAAGTTGCTGAACCTTTAAATGAAATCTATAATAACTGATCGTTATGTTTTTTATGGTTTGGTTGACAATTGacttaattaaaataacattgtcTTTACTATCATTCATGTAACacagtttaaaatgtttcagtgtgttgtgtatATGGTATGCATGTACTTctgcaataataataagaaaattaaATCTTTTGCAAAATCTGCTGTAATTTTAATGTGTGTTCTTCATTGTATGTAACTGAAATATGTTTGCAAGAATAGAATAAGTATAAGCATTATGCTCTATGATAGAGATGGTTTTCTAAGCACACTAGTTagggataaaaaaaagaagataatcaTTGATCTGTGGgacagaaaaatgaaaatagagAATTTTCCAATCACCACTGATGAGGAATTTCCCATTCTCATTCCCAGCATCCCTCAGTGCGTGATGCAAGCCTGTTCCTGGGAGCAGGTAGTGTACTGTAAGTGCTGTCAGTGATGAGGCAACAGTGGCCTGTAAGTCAGTATATAAACCAGCACATTTTTCACGCTCAACCATCAGACAGGAGAACTCAGAGGAGCTGACAAGAGTCACCAAAGAGTCAAAGGATTGAACAACTTAAACCTCTCAAACCCTTCTAAGATGAAGACACTCAGTGTTGCAGTTGCAGTGGCCGTCGTGCTCGCCTTTATTTGCCTTCCGGAGAGCTCTGCTGTCCCAGTCACTGAGGTGAGTTAATTGACTTGACTAACACTCATTTCAGTCACTTATTAGGTATAAATGTTTTGTCAGAATGCTAAAATGTGGCTCCTACTATAAATGTGCACAATTCATTAACAGGtgcaggagctggaggagccAATGAGCAATGACAATCTAGCTGCTGCACACGAAGACATGTCAGTGGAATCCTGGAAGGTTTGTTCAGTTaactggttaaactgagacaaaTACACTGAGCTGTCTCAAATCTGAGAGGGGGGTGTTTT
The Micropterus dolomieu isolate WLL.071019.BEF.003 ecotype Adirondacks unplaced genomic scaffold, ASM2129224v1 contig_12721, whole genome shotgun sequence DNA segment above includes these coding regions:
- the LOC123966119 gene encoding hepcidin-like; amino-acid sequence: MKTLSVAVAVAVVLAFICLPESSAVPVTEVQELEEPMSNDNLAAAHEDMSVESWKMPYNNRQKRGIKCRFCCGCCTPGVCGVCCRF